A section of the Corynebacterium tuberculostearicum genome encodes:
- a CDS encoding ABC transporter ATP-binding protein, which translates to MIIPNYPPLADDPTAQAFAVRGLNKSFAGRPAVSNLSLDIPRGSIYGIVGPNGAGKTTMLTMACGLMRPDSGEAFIAGHNTWQEPIAAKAAMGLLIDGAPVFDRLSGPEYLFYLGALRSMNQAEVERRSAQLLDALQLADAADKPIADYSAGMTKKILLAGALLHNPEVVILDEPLEAVDPVSGQLIQELLRAYAARGGTVILSSHVMQLVEGLCDHVAIIAGGQVLSAGHVEEVRQGGSLTDAFIHFAGGSDFDAGSFDWLRREGGEPQRGEGEA; encoded by the coding sequence ATGATTATTCCGAATTATCCACCGCTTGCAGATGACCCCACCGCGCAGGCCTTTGCCGTGCGCGGTCTGAATAAATCTTTCGCTGGACGCCCCGCGGTGTCGAATTTGAGCCTTGACATTCCGCGGGGCTCTATTTATGGCATCGTCGGCCCTAATGGCGCTGGCAAGACCACCATGCTGACCATGGCGTGTGGTCTGATGCGCCCCGATAGCGGTGAGGCGTTCATCGCTGGGCACAATACGTGGCAGGAACCGATTGCGGCTAAGGCGGCGATGGGCCTGCTCATTGATGGTGCTCCCGTCTTTGACCGCTTGTCTGGCCCGGAGTACCTGTTTTATCTCGGCGCTTTGCGCAGCATGAACCAAGCCGAGGTGGAGCGTCGCAGCGCACAGCTGCTGGACGCCTTGCAGCTTGCCGACGCCGCCGATAAACCCATCGCGGACTATTCCGCTGGCATGACTAAGAAGATCCTTTTGGCAGGTGCGCTCCTGCATAACCCAGAGGTAGTGATCCTCGACGAACCTTTGGAAGCGGTGGACCCAGTCTCCGGCCAGCTTATTCAGGAGCTCTTGCGCGCCTATGCCGCCCGCGGTGGCACCGTAATCCTGTCTTCACACGTCATGCAATTGGTGGAGGGCTTGTGTGATCATGTAGCCATTATCGCGGGAGGACAGGTGCTATCTGCTGGCCATGTGGAGGAGGTGCGCCAAGGCGGCAGCCTGACGGATGCCTTCATCCACTTTGCCGGTGGGAGTGATTTTGATGCGGGCTCTTTCGACTGGCTGCGTCGTGAAGGCGGCGAGCCGCAGCGTGGGGAAGGGGAGGCGTAG